One segment of Erigeron canadensis isolate Cc75 chromosome 2, C_canadensis_v1, whole genome shotgun sequence DNA contains the following:
- the LOC122589620 gene encoding transcription factor LAF1-like: MNNVMIFLSLLESKHKKGLWSPDEDKKLRDYIVNHGLGCWSSVPINAGLQRNAKSCRLRWTNYLRPGLKRGMFTYDEEQMIVTLHSTLGNKWSEMSRHLPGRSDNEIKNHWHSCLKKKCAKVQNTKAQKMSLDTLNEESSFTCSLKSGSSSLESSRQVEPLDYSKETEFRIQSKILFADWLSLDQFNLFDNTYDLSVSGNGIYGTASSSETVLFGGSSVSNMHMQLSNELDVENDFYNMIFEETNTNDAKMYTGIDFYSASTPSESNSSTSITLEGANLDFV; this comes from the exons ATGAACAATGTAATGATCTTTCTGTCACTATTGGAAAGCAAG CATAAAAAGGGCTTATGGTCACCGGATGAAGATAAAAAACTTAGAGATTACATCGTGAACCATGGTCTTGGCTGCTGGAGTTCTGTCCCCATTAATGCTG GTTTGCAAAGGAATGCTAAGAGTTGTAGATTAAGATGGACCAATTATCTACGACCAGGATTAAAGCGAGGAATGTTCACCTACGACGAGGAGCAGATGATCGTTACTCTTCATAGCACGTTAGGCAATAA GTGGTCGGAGATGTCACGACACTTGCCGGGCAGGAGTGATAATGAGATAAAGAATCACTGGCACTCTTGTCTTAAGAAGAAATGTGCCAAGGTACAAAACACAAAAGCTCAAAAAATGTCATTAGACACACTGAATGAAGAATCTAGTTTTACTTGTTCTTTGAAATCAGGAAGTTCAAGTCTTGAATCATCTCGACAAGTAGAGCCTTTAGATTATTCAAAAGAAACTGAATTTAGAATCCAATCAAAGATTTTATTTGCTGACTGGCTTTCACTAGACcaatttaatttgtttgataACACATATGATCTTTCGGTTTCCGGAAATGGTATCTATGGTACCGCTAGCTCTTCAGAAACAGTTCTATTTGGGGGATCAAGTGTAAGTAATATGCATATGCAACTGAGTAATGAGCTAGATGTGGAAAATGACTTCTATAACATGATCTTTGAGGAAACTAACACTAATGATGCAAAAATGTACACCGGTATTGACTTCTACTCTGCTTCAACCCCTAGTGAATCCAACTCATCAACATCTATAACCTTGGAGGGAGCTAATCTTGATTTTGTATGA
- the LOC122588035 gene encoding uncharacterized protein LOC122588035: protein MARTKKTARKSSAWRDIIIRRQLKRDAATNKETPAQEPSQKPRVSSESEPSEDPNYYSKTVIIIDSDSEPEEEPDYDSKADPESVHKGKTMEATIKDNRSYSPTSSKMNRGGRNGGRGGRGGGRGGNNGVNDGEGDGGNPDIANMITQQIAAAIPTIVTQNNNIIGGNNNGCTYREFQYCKPPDFDGKGGALAATRWIEKMEAVMDISNCVENQKVKYAAASLTNKALTWWNTEIQARGRVAAVGMTWDEFKELLLEEFCPKNEMQKLENEFWNHSMVGAKHAAYTDRFYELAKLVPHLVRPESNRIQRYIYGLVPQIRGLVSATEPTTIQSAIQKAGSLTDEMVRNGSLSKVNEKRKDGTETSRSKNTDGNNKKAKMATGLMATDATKIGYTGSAPKCTKCQFHHFQNSPCRLCTNCNRFGHLARDCRVGVKQVAPVNAVNPINNRGTCYECGSHNHYRNTCPNLNRAWGQRGNNPNQVLAIGGTQNQGNNQGQRANNQNQVVANGGNRNQGNNANQARGRAFVMVANEARQDPNIVTGTFSLNNHLATVLFDSGAEYSFVSIKFMPLLDREPIILNTYFLVEVANGKFDRVDRIVNDCTLEIEGHLFSVNLLPFSLRSFDVVIGMDWLSKHRAEIICYEKVVRIPLGNSEMLLIYGERVEENQKHLMGIQANEKKLEDIPIVRDFPQVFPEDLTGLPPVRQVEFRIDLIPGATPVAKAPYRLAPTEMQELSNQLQELQEKGFIRPSHSPWGAPVLFVKKKDGSFRMCIDYRELNKLTVKNRYPLPRIDDLFDQLQGAKFFSKIDLRSGYHQLRVNEADIPKTAFRTRYGHFEFLVMPFGLTNAPAVFMDLMNRVCKPYLDKFVIVFIDDILIYSKSKEEHESHLKMILELLWKERLFAKFSKCDFWLQEVHFLGHVVNSEGIHVDPSKIEAVKDWKTPTTPSEVRSFLGLAGYYRRFIANFSKIAQPLTQLTQKDKKFDWGDKQEKAFQTLKENLCNAPILTLPDGPDDFVVYCDASNQGLGCVLMQRGKVIAYASRQLKIHEKNYTTHDLELGAVVFALKCWRHYLYGTKSVIYTDHKSLQHIFDQKS from the exons ATGGCACGTACAAAGAAAACAGCCCGTAAGAGTTCCGCATGGAGGGACATAATCATCCGTCGACAACTTAAAAGGGACGCCGCAACTAACAAGGAAACCCCCGCTCAAGAACCATCTCAGAAGCCTAGAGTTTCCTCTGAAAGCGAACCGTCAGAAGATCCTAACTACTACTCCAAGACAGTTATAATCATCGATTCTGACAGCGAGCCGGAAGAAGAACCGGACTATGATTCTAAGGCAGACCCCGAAAGCGTTCATAAGGGAAAGACAATGGAGGCTACGATAAAGGACAACAGAAGCTATAGTCCTACTAGCTCA AAAATGAATAGAGGAGGAAGAAATGGAGGACGTGGAGGTAGaggtggtggtcgtggtggaaATAATGGGGTTAATGATGGAGAAGGTGATGGTGGCAATCCGGATATTGCAAACATGATCACTCAGCAAATAGCTGCCGCTATTCCTACTATTGTTACTCAA AATAACAACATCATTGGAGGCAATAATAATGGATGCACCTATAGGGAGTTTCAATATTGTAAACCACCAGATTTTGATGGCAAGGGAGGAGCATTGGCAGCCACTAGATGGATAGAGAAAATGGAAGCTGTCATGGATATTAGCAACTGTGTAGAGAATCAAAAGGTGAAGTATGCCGCAGCTTCACTGACTAATAAAGCATTGACATGGTGGAACACTGAGATACAAGCTAGGGGTAGAGTAGCAGCTGTGGGGATGACATGGGACGAGTTTAAGGAATTACTACTGGAAGAATTCTGTCCGAAAAATGAAATGCAGAAGTTGGAAAATGAATTTTGGAATCATTCAATGGTAGGAGCCAAACATGCCGCTTACACTGATCGGTTTTATGAGCTTGCCAAACTAGTACCTCACCTAGTTAGACCTGAATCAAATAGGATCCAGAGGTACATCTATGGTCTTGTTCCCCAAATTCGTGGGCTTGTGTCAGCAACTGAGCCAACCACGATTCAAAGTGCTATTCAGAAAGCAGGATCTTTAACGGATGAAATGGTGAGAAATGGGTCATTGTCTAAGGTTAATGAGAAAAGGAAGGATGGTACTGAGACAAGTAGGTCAAAGAATACTGATGGAAATAACAAGAAGGCAAAAATGGCAACAGGGTTGATGGCAACGGATGCGACTAAGATCGGATATACGGGTTCTGCTCCAAAGTGTACAAAATGTCaattccatcatttccaaaattcaCCTTGCCGTTTGTGTACAAACTGCAACCGATTTGGACACCTTGCTAGAGACTGTCGAGTGGGAGTCAAGCAGGTGGCTCCGGTGAATGCTGTTAACCCGATAAATAACCGTGGAACGTGCTATGAGTGCGGTAGTCATAACCATTACCGCAACACGTGTCCAAATTTGAACCGAGCATGGGGTCAGAGGGGTAATAATCCAAATCAAGTACTAGCTATTGGTGGAACTCAGAATCAAGGAAATAATCAGGGACAAAGAGCTAACAATCAGAATCAAGTGGTAGCTAATGGAGGGAATCGGAATCAAGGGAATAATGCCAACCAAGCCCGTGGTAGAGCTTTTGTCATGGTAGCAAATGAAGCTCGTCAAGATCCAAATATTGTGACGGGTACGTTTTCCTTAAACAATCACCTTGCTACAGTATTATTCGACTCTGGTGCTGAGTACAGTTTTGTTTCTATTAAGTTTATGCCACTCCTAGATAGAGAACCCATAATATTGAATACTTATTTCTTGGTTGAGGTAGCTAATGGAAAATTTGATAGAGTTGATAGAATCGTTAATGATTGTACCTTAGAAATAGAAGGTCATCTGTTCAGTGTTAACCTTCTGCCTTTCTCGTTAAGGAGTTTTGACGTAGTTATTGGTATGGATTGGCTATCGAAGCATAGAGCCGAGATAATTTGCTATGAGAAGGTGGTCCGTATACCGCTAGGAAATAGTGAAATGCTACTCATATATGGGGAGCGGGTGGAGGAAAATCAGAAGCACCTCATGGGCATTCAGGCTAACGAGAAGAAACTCGAAGATATTCCTATCGTACGGGATTTTCCACAAGTTTTTCCCGAAGATCTAACAGGATTACCTCCTGTAAGACAAGTTGAATTCCGTATAGATCTTATTCCGGGAGCGACGCCAGTCGCCAAAGCTCCATACCGTTTAGCACCTaccgaaatgcaagaactgtctAATCAACTCCAAGAGCTCCAAGAAAAAGGCTTCATCAGACCTAGTCATTCGCCTTGGGGAGCACCAGTAttgtttgtcaagaagaaagatggttcgTTTCGTATGTGCATCGATTACCGGGAGTTGAACAAACTGACAGTTAAGAATCGTTACCCTCTTCCTAGAATCGACGActtattcgatcaacttcaaggtgcgaaGTTCTTCTCGAAAATAGACCTTCGGTCCGGATATCATCAACTCAGAGTTAATGAAGCAGATATTCCAAAAACAGCATTCAGGACtcgatatggacattttgagttctTAGTCATGCCTTTCGGTTTGACTAATGCACCCGCAgttttcatggatttgatgaaccgtGTATGCAAACCCTATCTCGATAAGTTTGTTATtgtattcattgatgacattttaATCTATTCGAAGtctaaggaagaacatgaatctCACTTGAAAATGATTCTTGAACTACTTTGGAAAGAGAGATTGTTTGCTAAGTTTTCGAAGTGTGACTTTTGGTTACAAGAAGTTCATTTCCTTGGGCATGTAGTGAATAGTGAAGGAATCCATGTTGACCCCAGTAAGATCGAAGCAGTAAAAGATTGGAAGACTCCTACGACGCCATCAGAGGTTCGTTCATTTCTAGGCTTGGCCGGGTATTATCGACGATTCATCGCTAACTTCTCGAAAATCGCCCAACCACTTACTCAGTTAACCCAAAAGGATAAGAAGTTTGATTGGGGAGATAAGCAAGAAAAGGCATTCCAAACACTGAAAGAAAATCTATGTAACGCTCCTATTCTTACCCTCCCCGATGGTCCAGACGATTTTGTAGTTTATTGTGATGCTTCAAATCAAGGCTTGGGATGTGTACTAATGCAAAGGGGTAAAGTGATTGCTTATGCCTCTCGGCAACTCAAAATCCATGAGAAAAACTACACCACCCATGACTTGGAGCTTGGTGCAGTGgtttttgcactcaaatgtTGGAGGCACTATCTCTATGGGACGAAAAGTGTGATCTACACCGATCACAAGAGTCTCCAACATAttttcgatcaaaagagttGA